In a genomic window of Polycladomyces abyssicola:
- the nusG gene encoding transcription termination/antitermination protein NusG yields the protein MEKNWYVVHTYSGYENKVKTNLEKRVRSMDMEDKIFRVLVPTEEEIEHKDGKKKTVQRKVFPGYVLVEMIMTDDSWYVVRNTPGVTGFVGSSGAGSKPTPLMPEEVHAILRQMGMEEARPKVDFAVNDNVKVKEGPFANFVGTIEEVDASRGKLKVLVNMFGRETPVELDFAQVEKI from the coding sequence ATGGAGAAGAATTGGTATGTTGTTCACACTTATTCCGGCTACGAAAACAAAGTAAAAACCAACCTGGAAAAGCGTGTGCGCTCGATGGACATGGAGGACAAGATTTTCCGTGTTCTCGTTCCGACTGAAGAAGAGATCGAGCACAAGGATGGCAAGAAGAAAACCGTCCAGCGCAAGGTTTTTCCGGGATACGTCCTTGTGGAGATGATCATGACGGATGACTCATGGTATGTCGTGCGCAACACGCCGGGAGTCACGGGGTTCGTCGGATCATCCGGAGCCGGTTCCAAGCCCACTCCCCTTATGCCGGAAGAAGTGCATGCGATTCTGCGCCAAATGGGGATGGAAGAGGCGCGTCCCAAAGTGGACTTTGCCGTCAATGACAACGTCAAAGTCAAGGAAGGACCGTTCGCGAACTTTGTTGGAACCATCGAAGAGGTGGATGCGAGCCGAGGCAAGCTGAAGGTGCTCGTCAACATGTTTGGGCGCGAAACTCCGGTGGAGCTGGACTTTGCCCAAGTGGAAAAAATTTGA
- the rplK gene encoding 50S ribosomal protein L11, with translation MAKKVIKVVKLQIPAGKANPAPPVGPALGQAGVNIMGFCKEFNARTADQAGLIIPVEITVYEDRSFTFVTKTPPAAVLLKKAAGIESGSGEPNKKKVAKVSRDKVREIAELKMPDLNAASVEAAMRMVEGTARSMGIEIVD, from the coding sequence GTGGCCAAAAAAGTCATCAAAGTGGTCAAGCTGCAAATCCCCGCTGGTAAAGCCAACCCGGCGCCGCCGGTCGGTCCTGCGCTGGGTCAAGCCGGGGTCAACATCATGGGATTCTGCAAAGAGTTCAACGCGCGTACCGCGGACCAAGCGGGGCTGATCATTCCGGTTGAGATCACGGTGTACGAAGACCGTTCGTTCACCTTCGTCACCAAAACCCCGCCGGCAGCCGTGTTGCTCAAAAAAGCGGCCGGTATCGAGTCCGGTTCCGGTGAACCGAACAAAAAGAAAGTGGCCAAAGTGTCGCGGGACAAAGTGCGCGAAATCGCCGAGCTGAAAATGCCCGATCTGAACGCGGCTTCGGTGGAAGCGGCGATGCGCATGGTGGAAGGTACCGCCCGCAGCATGGGAATCGAAATCGTAGACTGA
- the rplA gene encoding 50S ribosomal protein L1, with translation MAKHGKKYLEAIKKVDREKQYDPTEALQLVKELASAKFDETVEAAFRLGIDTKRADQQVRGAVVLPHGTGKTKRVLVFAKGEKAKEAEQAGADYVGDEDLINKVSQGWFDFDVVVATPDMMGQVGKLGRILGPKGLMPNPKTGTVTFDVAKAVQEIKAGKIEYRADKAGNVHAPIGKVSFDVEKLVENLQALAEALIKAKPAAAKGQYMKSVTVSSTMGPGISINPARFMGR, from the coding sequence GTGGCTAAGCATGGGAAAAAGTATCTCGAAGCGATCAAAAAAGTGGACCGGGAAAAGCAATACGATCCGACCGAAGCGCTCCAACTGGTGAAAGAGCTGGCTTCGGCCAAATTCGATGAGACGGTGGAAGCGGCGTTCCGTCTGGGGATCGACACCAAACGCGCGGACCAACAAGTGCGCGGAGCTGTGGTTCTGCCGCATGGTACCGGAAAAACCAAACGGGTGCTGGTTTTCGCCAAAGGTGAGAAAGCCAAAGAAGCGGAACAAGCCGGTGCCGACTATGTGGGCGATGAAGACCTGATCAACAAAGTGAGCCAAGGCTGGTTCGATTTCGACGTGGTGGTGGCCACCCCGGATATGATGGGTCAAGTCGGGAAACTGGGCCGCATCCTGGGTCCCAAAGGCTTGATGCCCAACCCGAAAACGGGAACCGTCACCTTTGATGTGGCCAAAGCGGTTCAGGAAATCAAAGCCGGTAAAATCGAATACCGGGCCGACAAAGCCGGTAACGTTCACGCGCCGATCGGCAAGGTTTCCTTTGACGTCGAGAAACTGGTGGAAAACTTGCAAGCGCTGGCTGAAGCACTGATCAAAGCCAAACCGGCTGCGGCAAAAGGGCAATATATGAAGAGCGTTACCGTTTCTTCCACCATGGGACCGGGCATCTCGATCAACCCGGCACGGTTTATGGGACGCTAA
- the rplJ gene encoding 50S ribosomal protein L10, with product MSKAIEKKKQVVAEIVEKLKTSKSTILTDYRGLTVAEMTELRKQLREAGVEFKVLKNTLTRRATEEVGLTELNESLTGPTAIAFSYEDVVAPAKILHKFAKDHEALEIKGGVVEGRIVSLDEVKALAELPSREGLLSMLLSVLQAPMRNFALAVKAVADKNGEAGEAAEA from the coding sequence ATGTCCAAAGCGATCGAAAAGAAGAAACAAGTCGTGGCGGAGATCGTGGAAAAGCTGAAAACCAGCAAAAGCACGATTTTGACGGATTACCGCGGTCTCACCGTCGCTGAAATGACCGAGCTGCGGAAGCAGTTGCGCGAAGCCGGCGTTGAGTTCAAGGTGTTGAAAAACACGTTGACCCGCCGCGCGACCGAAGAAGTGGGCTTGACAGAACTGAACGAATCCCTGACCGGTCCGACCGCCATTGCGTTCAGCTATGAAGATGTGGTAGCGCCGGCGAAGATCCTGCACAAATTCGCCAAAGACCACGAAGCGCTGGAAATCAAGGGCGGCGTGGTAGAAGGCCGCATCGTCAGCCTGGACGAAGTGAAGGCGCTGGCGGAACTGCCGTCCCGCGAAGGGCTCTTGTCCATGTTGCTCAGCGTGTTGCAGGCGCCGATGCGGAACTTTGCCCTGGCGGTCAAAGCGGTGGCCGACAAAAACGGAGAAGCGGGCGAAGCGGCGGAAGCCTGA
- the rplL gene encoding 50S ribosomal protein L7/L12 — translation MTKEQIIEAIKGMSVLELNELVKAIEEEFGVTAAAPVAVAAPGAAADAAAEKTEFDVILADAGASKINVIKVVRSITGLGLKEAKALVDGAPSPIKEGVSKEEAENIKSQLEEAGAKVELK, via the coding sequence ATGACCAAAGAGCAAATCATTGAAGCGATCAAAGGCATGAGCGTGCTCGAACTGAATGAATTGGTGAAAGCGATCGAGGAAGAATTCGGCGTGACTGCTGCTGCTCCCGTGGCTGTTGCTGCTCCGGGTGCTGCTGCGGATGCGGCTGCCGAAAAAACCGAATTCGACGTCATCCTGGCGGATGCGGGTGCTTCCAAAATCAACGTTATCAAAGTGGTGCGCAGCATTACCGGCCTCGGCCTGAAAGAAGCCAAAGCGTTGGTCGATGGTGCGCCGAGCCCGATCAAAGAAGGCGTCTCCAAAGAAGAAGCCGAAAACATCAAATCCCAACTGGAAGAAGCCGGTGCGAAGGTGGAACTCAAGTAA
- a CDS encoding class I SAM-dependent methyltransferase, producing the protein MTEHYYSSQPDTASDVREIHAELRGRAFRFLTDAGVFSKKGVDFGSRLLIETAALPDEGVFADVGCGYGPIGIALVATVPNSQAVLLDVNTRAVELARKNAEINGVADRVTALVSDGFEAVGERRFDAVLINPPIRAGKQVVYRLFAEARDHLKPSGTLWVVIRKKQGAASARDELNRLFTSVDVAKQKKGYWILRAEQGREY; encoded by the coding sequence ATGACCGAACATTACTACAGCTCACAACCGGATACCGCTTCCGATGTGCGGGAGATACACGCCGAACTGCGCGGACGGGCATTTCGATTTCTGACGGATGCAGGCGTTTTTTCCAAAAAAGGAGTTGATTTCGGCAGCCGCCTGTTGATTGAGACGGCGGCATTGCCGGATGAGGGCGTGTTTGCTGACGTCGGATGCGGCTACGGACCGATTGGCATCGCGCTGGTTGCGACCGTACCGAACAGTCAGGCTGTTTTGTTGGATGTCAACACCCGCGCAGTGGAACTGGCACGGAAAAATGCGGAGATCAACGGTGTGGCGGACCGCGTTACGGCGCTCGTTAGTGACGGGTTCGAGGCGGTGGGGGAACGTCGTTTTGACGCTGTGCTGATCAATCCGCCGATTCGTGCGGGTAAACAGGTGGTATACCGGCTGTTTGCGGAAGCGAGGGACCATCTGAAACCGAGCGGAACGCTGTGGGTCGTTATCCGCAAGAAACAAGGGGCGGCTTCTGCACGCGACGAGCTGAATCGGTTGTTCACATCGGTTGATGTGGCGAAACAAAAAAAGGGGTATTGGATTCTCCGAGCTGAACAGGGAAGAGAGTATTGA
- the rpoB gene encoding DNA-directed RNA polymerase subunit beta: MAGKLVQYGRRQRRSYARINEVLELPNLIEIQQRSYQWFLEEGLREMFQDISPIEDFTGNLVLEFIDYSLGEPKYSVEECKERDVTYAAPLRVKVRLINKETGEVKEQEVFMGDFPLMTETGTFIINGAERVIVSQLVRSPSVYYSTKVDKNGKPAYTATVIPNRGAWLEYETDAKDILYVRIDRTRKIPVTVLLRALGFSTDAEILELLGDDEYVRNTLDKDNTGSTEKALIEIYERLRPGEPPTADNAKSLLYSRFFDPKRYDLASVGRYKMNKKLHIKNRLLNQRLAEPIVDPETGEIIAEAGQVIDRRVLNKILPLLEKEDGLGWEEHTVRGGVPEDGTVRLQSVKIFSPVEDGKVIKVISNGNVDSSVKHITPADIVASINYFINLLHGVGSTDDIDHLGNRRLRSVGELLQNQFRIGLSRMERVVRERMSIQDANAITPQALINIRPVIASIKEFFGSSQLSQFMDQTNPLAELTHKRRLSALGPGGLTRERAGFEVRDVHHSHYGRMCPIETPEGPNIGLINSLSTYARVNEYGFIETPYRKVDPDTHVVTDEIVYLTADEEDNYYIAQANEELDEEGRFVNEQIIVRYKDEHLIVPRERVDFMDVSPKQVVSVATACIPFLENDDSNRALMGSNMQRQAVPLLKPEAPFIGTGMEYKAARDSGVMVLAKRPGVVERVTADEIWVRHEEEVDGKLVKGDLDKYKLIKFQRSNQGTCINQRPIVKVGDRVQKGDTLADGPSTEQGELALGRNVLVAFMTWEGYNYEDAILLSEKLVKEDVYTSIHIEEYECEARDTKLGPEEITRDIPNVGEDALKNLDERGIIRIGAEIKAGDILVGKVTPKGVTELTAEERLLHAIFGEKAREVRDTSLRVPHGTDGIVVDVKVFTRENGDELPPGVNQLVRVYIAQKRKISEGDKMAGRHGNKGVIARVLPEEDMPFLPDGTPVEVVLNPLGVPSRMNIGQVLEVHLGMAAKAMGLHMATPVFDGATEQDVFETLKEAGLPEDGKTILYDGRTGEPFENRVTVGVMYMIKLAHMVDDKIHARSTGPYSLVTQQPLGGKAQFGGQRFGEMEVWALEAYGAAYTLQEILTVKSDDVVGRVKTYESIVKGENVPEPGVPESFKVLIKELQSLGMDVKILSGDEQEIEIREIDEEDEPANDRLGFDLDSGEGEKKSSSS; encoded by the coding sequence TTGGCAGGCAAACTTGTCCAATATGGTCGGCGACAGCGCAGAAGTTATGCGAGGATCAACGAGGTTCTGGAACTGCCCAACCTGATTGAGATTCAGCAACGGTCGTACCAGTGGTTCTTGGAAGAGGGACTGCGCGAAATGTTCCAGGACATCTCGCCGATCGAAGATTTCACCGGAAACTTGGTCTTGGAGTTTATTGACTACAGTCTGGGTGAGCCCAAGTATTCGGTCGAAGAGTGCAAGGAACGGGATGTTACTTATGCTGCTCCGCTTCGTGTAAAAGTGCGTCTCATCAATAAGGAGACGGGCGAAGTGAAGGAGCAGGAAGTGTTCATGGGTGATTTCCCGCTGATGACGGAAACGGGAACGTTCATCATCAACGGGGCCGAACGGGTCATCGTTAGCCAGCTGGTCCGTTCGCCGAGTGTCTACTACAGCACCAAAGTGGATAAAAACGGAAAACCTGCATACACCGCCACAGTGATTCCAAATCGTGGTGCTTGGCTGGAGTACGAAACCGATGCCAAAGACATCCTCTATGTCCGGATCGACCGTACCCGGAAGATCCCTGTGACGGTGCTTTTGCGTGCCCTCGGTTTCAGTACTGATGCCGAGATTTTGGAACTCTTGGGCGATGACGAATACGTACGCAATACGTTGGACAAAGACAACACCGGTTCAACGGAAAAAGCGCTGATCGAAATCTACGAACGTTTGCGTCCGGGTGAACCTCCGACTGCGGACAACGCGAAGAGCCTCTTGTATTCTCGCTTCTTCGACCCCAAACGCTATGATTTGGCGAGTGTGGGTCGCTATAAGATGAACAAGAAGCTGCATATCAAAAATCGCCTCCTCAACCAACGGTTGGCGGAGCCGATCGTCGATCCCGAAACCGGTGAGATCATTGCGGAAGCCGGGCAGGTGATCGACCGTCGTGTGCTCAACAAAATTCTGCCGCTTTTGGAGAAAGAAGACGGTCTCGGTTGGGAGGAACACACCGTTCGCGGTGGGGTGCCGGAGGACGGGACCGTACGACTGCAATCGGTCAAGATCTTCTCTCCTGTAGAAGACGGCAAGGTGATCAAGGTCATCTCCAACGGTAATGTCGATTCGTCGGTGAAACACATCACCCCGGCCGATATCGTCGCCTCAATCAACTACTTTATCAACCTGCTCCACGGTGTGGGCAGCACGGACGATATTGACCACCTGGGGAACCGGCGTTTGCGTTCTGTCGGCGAGCTGCTGCAAAACCAGTTCCGTATTGGTTTGTCCAGGATGGAACGGGTGGTTCGCGAGCGGATGTCGATTCAGGATGCCAATGCCATTACACCGCAGGCGTTGATCAATATCCGCCCGGTGATCGCATCGATCAAGGAATTCTTCGGCAGCAGCCAGTTGTCGCAATTCATGGACCAGACCAACCCGTTGGCCGAACTGACGCACAAACGGCGTCTGTCCGCGCTGGGACCGGGTGGACTGACCCGGGAACGCGCCGGTTTCGAGGTGCGGGACGTTCACCACTCGCACTACGGCCGGATGTGTCCGATCGAAACGCCGGAGGGTCCCAACATCGGGCTGATCAACTCGCTGTCTACCTATGCACGGGTGAACGAATACGGGTTTATCGAAACTCCCTATCGCAAAGTGGACCCGGATACGCACGTGGTCACAGACGAGATCGTGTATCTGACGGCCGACGAAGAGGACAACTACTATATCGCACAGGCCAACGAGGAATTGGATGAAGAAGGGCGCTTCGTCAATGAGCAGATTATTGTCCGTTACAAAGACGAGCATTTGATTGTTCCTCGTGAGCGGGTCGACTTCATGGACGTATCGCCCAAACAGGTGGTCTCTGTCGCGACGGCGTGTATTCCGTTCCTGGAGAACGACGACTCCAACCGGGCGCTGATGGGGTCCAACATGCAGCGTCAAGCCGTGCCGCTGCTGAAGCCGGAAGCGCCGTTCATCGGTACGGGGATGGAATACAAAGCGGCCCGTGACTCGGGTGTGATGGTTCTGGCGAAACGTCCGGGCGTCGTCGAGCGGGTCACCGCGGACGAAATCTGGGTTCGCCACGAAGAAGAAGTGGACGGTAAGCTGGTAAAAGGCGACCTGGATAAATACAAGCTCATCAAGTTCCAACGTTCCAACCAAGGGACCTGCATCAACCAGCGCCCGATCGTCAAGGTGGGCGACCGTGTGCAAAAAGGCGACACGTTGGCCGACGGTCCTTCCACCGAACAAGGGGAATTGGCGTTGGGCCGCAACGTGTTGGTTGCTTTTATGACATGGGAAGGGTACAACTACGAAGACGCCATTTTGCTCAGTGAGAAGTTGGTGAAGGAGGACGTCTACACCTCCATTCACATTGAGGAATACGAGTGTGAAGCCCGCGACACCAAACTGGGGCCTGAAGAAATCACCCGCGACATCCCCAACGTCGGAGAAGATGCGCTCAAGAATTTGGATGAGCGTGGCATCATCCGCATTGGGGCAGAAATCAAAGCGGGGGATATCCTCGTCGGAAAAGTAACGCCCAAAGGTGTGACCGAACTGACGGCCGAAGAGCGGCTGCTTCACGCCATCTTCGGGGAAAAGGCCCGCGAGGTGCGGGATACGTCCCTGCGTGTACCGCACGGCACGGATGGGATCGTCGTTGACGTCAAGGTCTTCACTCGCGAAAACGGCGACGAACTGCCCCCGGGAGTCAACCAATTGGTGCGCGTCTACATTGCGCAGAAACGGAAGATTTCCGAAGGGGACAAAATGGCGGGACGTCACGGAAACAAAGGGGTTATTGCCCGCGTTCTGCCGGAGGAAGACATGCCGTTCTTGCCGGACGGAACCCCGGTGGAAGTCGTTTTGAACCCGCTCGGCGTGCCGTCGCGGATGAACATCGGTCAGGTGCTGGAAGTGCACTTGGGAATGGCGGCCAAAGCGATGGGCCTGCACATGGCAACACCGGTGTTCGACGGTGCGACGGAGCAGGATGTGTTCGAAACGCTGAAAGAAGCGGGATTGCCTGAAGACGGAAAAACCATCCTTTACGACGGGCGCACGGGTGAGCCGTTCGAAAACCGTGTCACCGTGGGCGTGATGTACATGATCAAGCTGGCCCACATGGTGGACGACAAGATTCACGCGCGTTCGACCGGTCCTTACTCGTTGGTCACGCAACAACCGCTGGGCGGAAAGGCGCAGTTCGGCGGTCAGCGTTTCGGAGAGATGGAGGTGTGGGCGCTCGAAGCTTACGGTGCCGCCTACACATTGCAGGAGATACTGACGGTCAAATCGGACGACGTGGTTGGTCGCGTCAAAACCTACGAATCGATCGTCAAGGGAGAGAACGTACCGGAGCCCGGTGTGCCTGAATCGTTCAAGGTGTTGATCAAGGAACTGCAAAGTCTCGGTATGGATGTCAAGATCCTGTCGGGAGACGAGCAGGAAATCGAGATTCGGGAGATCGATGAGGAAGATGAGCCAGCGAACGACAGGCTGGGATTCGATCTGGACAGCGGGGAAGGCGAGAAAAAGTCTTCGTCGTCGTGA